GAGGCGGATGAGCGGCACGCCCAGGCCGCCCGCGAGGGATTCGGCCAGCGCCGTCTTCCCGGCACCGGGCTCCCCCTCGAGCAGCAGCGGGCGGCCCATCGCGATCGCCAGGTAGGTGATCGTCGAGAGGCCCTCCTCGCTCAGGTACCCGGCGGAGTCCAGCGCCGCCCCGACGTCGTCGATCGAGGCGATGCTCTTCATCCGTGCCTCACCTGTGCCACGCCGCCAGGATAGGCCATCTCACCGAATCCGAGACTTTGCCCACGCCGGTTTGACATGCGGCGTATCGTATGCAGTCCGAATGTCGGGCGGGTCGGATGGTTGCTGGTCGAGGCGAAGGAGCGCGAGGATGGCAACGGGAACACGAACGATCACGGTCACGGTCGACTCGGTCGAGTACACCGATCCGGTGGAACCGCGGATGCTGCTCGTGCAGTACCTGCGGGAGGTGCTCGGCAAGACCGGCACGGCCATCGGCTGCGACACCACGAACTGCGGAGCCTGCACCGTGCTGTTCGACGGCTACGGCATCAAGTCGTGCACGATGCTCGCGGTCGAGGCGGACGGGCACGAGATCACCACGATCGAGGGGCTCACCCCGGACGAGGGGCTGCACCCGCTGCAGGAGTCGTTCAACGCCTGCCACGGGCTCCAGTGCGGCTTCTGCACCCCGGGCATGATCATGCAGTCCGCCTCGCTGCTGGCGGAGAACCCGCACCCGAGCGACACCGAGATCCGCGCAGGCCTCGAGGGGAACCTGTGCCGCTGCACCGGGTACCAGAACATCGTGGCGGCCGTGCGGACCGCCGCCGAGGAGGGGGCATCACGATGACCGTCACCGACTCCCGCCCGCCCGAGATCGGCCGGGCGCGCCTGCGCAAGGAGGACGCCCGCCTCACCACCGGCCGCGGGCGCTTCACCGACAACATCTCCCTGCCCGGCACCCTCTACCTCGGGCTCGTGCGCAGCCCCGTGGCCCATGCCCGGATCGCCTCGATCGACGTGTCGGCGGCCCGCGACGCCCCCGGGGTCGTGCGCGTGTTCACCGGCGCCGACCTCGCCGACGAGCAGGGCTCCCTGCCGAACGCCTGGCCGGTCACCCCCAATCAGTTGGCTCCCCCACACCCGGCGGTCGCCGTCGACACGGTCGCCTTCGCCGGAGAGATCGTCGCCGTGGTCGTCGCCCGCTCCCGGGCCCAGGCGCGGGACGCGCAGGAACTCGTCGACGTGGACTACGAGGAGCTGCCGCTCGTGCTCGATCTGGAGGAGGCGGCGACCGATTCGACCCTCGTGCATCCGGACCTCGGCACGAACGTCTCCGCGACGTGGGTCTTCGACTCGGCCGAGGCGGGCACCGG
The window above is part of the Pseudactinotalea sp. HY158 genome. Proteins encoded here:
- a CDS encoding (2Fe-2S)-binding protein — translated: MATGTRTITVTVDSVEYTDPVEPRMLLVQYLREVLGKTGTAIGCDTTNCGACTVLFDGYGIKSCTMLAVEADGHEITTIEGLTPDEGLHPLQESFNACHGLQCGFCTPGMIMQSASLLAENPHPSDTEIRAGLEGNLCRCTGYQNIVAAVRTAAEEGASR